A region from the Algoriphagus machipongonensis genome encodes:
- the dapA gene encoding 4-hydroxy-tetrahydrodipicolinate synthase, translated as MIQLKGTGVALVTPFHDDCSIDFEGLKKLIDFVIDGGVDYLVVLGTTGESATLAPAEKKQVLKACLEYNNGRVPVVYGIGGNNTQGVLNDLTKTDFTGISAILSVSPFYNKPSQAGIIAHYTAIADNSPVPVILYNVPGRTMSNMTAATTVRLADHPNIIGMKEASGNLEQCMQIAAKKPKDFMLISGDDLMTKAMYSIGGCGIISVLANALPSTFKAICHGTEKESLKAALSLLDYNSLMFEEGNPVGIKNLLMHMDICGDQLRLPMLRASLELNRQIKALHQKSK; from the coding sequence ATGATCCAATTAAAAGGCACCGGCGTAGCATTAGTCACCCCATTTCATGATGACTGTTCTATTGATTTCGAAGGTCTCAAAAAACTAATTGACTTTGTCATCGATGGTGGTGTAGATTATCTGGTAGTTTTAGGAACTACCGGCGAAAGTGCCACGCTAGCACCTGCAGAGAAGAAACAGGTATTGAAAGCTTGTTTGGAATACAACAATGGAAGAGTACCTGTGGTATATGGGATTGGAGGAAATAATACTCAGGGAGTTTTAAATGACCTAACCAAAACAGATTTTACAGGAATTTCGGCGATTCTTTCCGTAAGTCCTTTTTATAATAAGCCAAGCCAAGCAGGGATAATAGCGCACTATACGGCCATAGCTGACAATTCTCCCGTACCGGTAATTTTATACAATGTTCCGGGCAGAACCATGTCTAATATGACTGCAGCAACCACGGTAAGGTTGGCGGACCATCCCAATATCATTGGCATGAAAGAAGCCAGCGGTAACTTGGAACAATGCATGCAGATAGCAGCCAAAAAACCAAAAGACTTTATGTTGATATCAGGCGATGATCTGATGACCAAAGCAATGTATAGTATCGGTGGATGTGGCATCATTTCAGTTCTTGCCAATGCCCTACCTTCTACTTTTAAGGCAATTTGCCATGGCACTGAAAAGGAAAGCCTAAAAGCAGCTTTATCCTTGTTGGACTATAACTCTCTGATGTTTGAAGAAGGAAACCCTGTTGGGATTAAAAACCTTTTAATGCATATGGACATCTGTGGAGATCAATTAAGATTGCCGATGTTGAGAGCCAGTTTAGAACTCAACCGTCAAATAAAAGCTTTGCACCAAAAATCTAAATAA
- the xseA gene encoding exodeoxyribonuclease VII large subunit, with amino-acid sequence MHNARSISELNQLIQQVLDSELDPVYWVIGELSDFRLSPQGHAYFELVEKNGNKIQAKIRANLWQFTYRNVATRFESSTGTSLKNGMKVLAQVAINFHPLYGLSVNVKDIDPSFSLGERARVRQETIDRLTREGMLQLNSQLPIPGVIQKIGIISSATAAGYGDFINQIESNSGGYKIYHKLFPSLMQGNDAVKNLIQAIDSAEKSKDLLGLESIVIIRGGGAQLDLDCFDEYELAVKIAKCSLPVFTGIGHERDDTIADMVAHTKLKTPTAVAEFLLSGFREFEERLTLASRRMERATKLKIHEQSTIIQQFSQRLQSYSRNRLIQEHDKLNSWLLRINTSSKNMLELQQLKLENLEKGIRQNTTRILTKETEKLENKSHWLKQLDPKSILAKGYTRTEISGTPIHLTKAKVGDEMTTHTLAEKINSTITQIEEE; translated from the coding sequence ATGCATAATGCTCGATCCATTTCGGAACTAAACCAATTAATTCAACAAGTCCTAGACAGTGAATTAGATCCGGTTTATTGGGTCATTGGCGAGTTATCTGACTTTAGATTATCACCTCAGGGCCATGCCTATTTTGAGTTGGTCGAGAAAAACGGCAATAAAATTCAGGCAAAAATCAGAGCAAATCTCTGGCAATTCACATACCGGAATGTTGCTACTCGCTTTGAATCCTCCACAGGCACCAGTCTTAAAAATGGAATGAAAGTATTGGCCCAGGTCGCAATCAATTTTCATCCTCTTTATGGACTTAGCGTAAACGTCAAGGACATTGATCCATCTTTTTCTCTAGGGGAAAGAGCCCGTGTCCGTCAAGAAACCATTGATCGGTTGACGCGTGAAGGAATGCTTCAGCTCAATAGCCAACTCCCAATTCCAGGGGTCATCCAAAAAATTGGAATCATCAGCAGTGCCACGGCGGCTGGTTATGGAGATTTTATCAATCAGATTGAATCAAACTCCGGAGGGTATAAAATTTACCATAAGTTATTCCCCTCACTGATGCAGGGAAATGACGCAGTTAAAAATTTAATTCAAGCTATTGATTCGGCCGAAAAATCTAAAGATTTACTGGGACTAGAATCAATAGTCATTATCAGGGGTGGCGGAGCTCAATTGGATTTAGACTGCTTTGATGAATATGAGTTGGCGGTAAAAATTGCCAAATGCAGCCTTCCCGTATTTACAGGCATTGGGCATGAAAGAGATGACACCATTGCGGATATGGTTGCTCATACAAAGCTAAAAACACCTACTGCTGTAGCAGAATTCTTACTTTCGGGATTCCGAGAGTTTGAGGAAAGATTGACCTTGGCAAGCAGAAGAATGGAGCGAGCAACTAAGCTTAAGATTCATGAGCAAAGTACCATAATTCAACAATTTAGCCAGCGCCTTCAATCCTATTCCCGAAATCGTTTAATCCAAGAACATGATAAGCTGAACTCTTGGCTTTTGAGAATCAATACTTCCTCTAAAAACATGTTGGAGTTGCAGCAATTGAAGCTGGAAAATTTAGAGAAAGGCATTCGTCAGAATACAACCAGAATCTTAACAAAGGAAACCGAGAAGCTGGAAAACAAATCCCACTGGTTAAAGCAACTTGATCCCAAATCGATCTTAGCCAAAGGTTATACCAGAACCGAAATATCAGGAACGCCTATTCATCTTACCAAAGCGAAAGTTGGGGATGAAATGACGACCCATACCTTAGCGGAAAAAATCAACAGTACGATTACACAAATTGAGGAAGAATGA
- the xseB gene encoding exodeoxyribonuclease VII small subunit — MTEKNYTEAMTRLEEILIQLEEGKKSVDELSELVKEASELVKLCKTKLKTTEEDIQKAFEEA, encoded by the coding sequence ATGACAGAAAAAAACTATACGGAAGCAATGACTCGACTGGAGGAAATTTTAATCCAGCTAGAGGAAGGTAAAAAAAGTGTGGATGAACTCTCGGAACTTGTAAAAGAGGCCTCAGAGCTCGTTAAACTATGTAAAACAAAGCTTAAAACTACGGAAGAGGATATTCAAAAAGCATTTGAAGAAGCTTGA